From Bacteroidia bacterium:
TTTTTATCTTTATTGGGTATTACCATCGGCATTTTTGCTATCATTTCTGTTTTTACTGTTGTTGATTCGCTCGAAAATAGTTTGCGTACTAGTGTTGCTTCTTTGGGCGATGACGTGATTTACGTTCAAAAATGGCCTTGGACATTTGGTCCAGATTATCCTTGGTGGAAATACATGGATCGCCCACAACCAACTACAGAAGAACTTCCAGAAATTCAACACCGTTGTCAAAATGCTTCAGCAATTGCGTACGATGCTATCTTCCAAAAAACAGTGCAGTACAAAGATAATAGCATGAATAATGTAGATTTGACAGCTATTTCGAATGATTATGACCAAGTACGAAAATTAGATTTTACAAGAGGTCGTTATTTTTCGGAAGCCGAATTTACAAGTGGGAAAAATATAGCTTTCATTGGAGATGCTGTTGCACAAGGACTTTTTTCTAACGAAAACCCCATTGGAAAAGAGATTGAAGTAATGGGTAGAAAAGTAACTATTGTTGGAACGCTTAAAAAAGAAGGCGAGGGCATGATTGGCGAAACCGTTGATAACAATTTATTCGTGCCTGTAAATTTTGTGCGAAACATTATAGATTTACGTAACGATGAATCGAATCCTTCTATTTTGGTAAAAGCAAAAACAGGAATTACTAACG
This genomic window contains:
- a CDS encoding ABC transporter permease, with amino-acid sequence MLVIRLLKESILFALNALVSNKLRTFLSLLGITIGIFAIISVFTVVDSLENSLRTSVASLGDDVIYVQKWPWTFGPDYPWWKYMDRPQPTTEELPEIQHRCQNASAIAYDAIFQKTVQYKDNSMNNVDLTAISNDYDQVRKLDFTRGRYFSEAEFTSGKNIAFIGDAVAQGLFSNENPIGKEIEVMGRKVTIVGTLKKEGEGMIGETVDNNLFVPVNFVRNIIDLRNDESNPSILVKAKTGITNAQLIDELTGIIRSIRKLQPLADDDFALNQTSMLSKQFDGLFDIVGIVGWIIGGFSILVGGFGIANIMFVSVKERTNIIGIQKSLGAKNYFILLQFLTESVVLSFIGGILGLLIIFVAILFIGDSFGMKLVLSSSNIILGLTISILIGVISGFVPAYGASQLDPVEAIRSN